One Thermococcus alcaliphilus genomic region harbors:
- a CDS encoding extradiol dioxygenase — protein MLIGVAMMPHGNPVLKPEDEETRKLAEVLKEIGRELSRAEVYVLISPHNVRMSEALGVIMAENLISWLGFAGVQLPGEYKTDKELAREIYLKAKTEGLPVVDINFASLSGEYSRFPLTWGELIPLHFLEKRPLVLLTPARHIPKETLVKFGEIVGEVLENYGKRVAFIASADHAHAHGNGPYGYAPEAKEYDELIMRIIQESRLEEFLEIPDELINKALPDSYWQLLVLYGVLRKVPMKLIKTAYACPSYFGMGAALFIRE, from the coding sequence ATGTTAATTGGTGTCGCTATGATGCCTCATGGGAACCCCGTTCTCAAGCCAGAGGACGAGGAGACGAGAAAGCTTGCAGAAGTCCTTAAGGAAATTGGCAGGGAGCTTTCAAGAGCAGAGGTTTATGTTCTTATAAGTCCTCATAACGTTCGCATGAGTGAAGCCCTTGGGGTTATAATGGCTGAGAATCTAATTTCGTGGCTCGGTTTTGCTGGAGTTCAGCTTCCAGGGGAGTATAAAACGGACAAAGAGCTTGCCAGAGAGATATACCTAAAGGCAAAGACTGAAGGTTTGCCCGTGGTTGATATAAACTTTGCCTCGCTGAGTGGGGAATACTCCCGTTTTCCCTTAACTTGGGGAGAACTTATACCTCTCCACTTCTTGGAAAAGAGACCGCTAGTGCTTTTAACTCCCGCACGGCACATTCCGAAAGAAACGCTTGTTAAATTCGGGGAAATTGTTGGGGAAGTCCTTGAAAACTACGGAAAAAGGGTAGCCTTCATAGCGAGTGCAGACCATGCCCATGCACACGGCAACGGCCCGTACGGCTATGCACCCGAAGCTAAGGAATATGATGAGCTTATCATGAGAATAATCCAAGAAAGTAGACTTGAAGAGTTCCTTGAGATACCGGATGAGCTGATAAACAAAGCTTTGCCGGACAGCTACTGGCAGCTGCTCGTCCTTTACGGCGTTTTAAGAAAGGTTCCAATGAAGCTCATAAAAACTGCTTACGCTTGCCCATCATACTTTGGCATGGGCGCGGCTTTGTTCATAAGGGAATAG
- the metG gene encoding methionine--tRNA ligase subunit beta: MELYDVNEFWKFDLRVGLVKKAEKLKRTKKLIKLEVDFGSEQRTIITGLADQYTPEELEGKKFIFVLNLKPKKLSGVESQGMLIVAESEDGKVYLLPVPDEVPIGTKVW, translated from the coding sequence ATGGAGCTTTATGATGTCAATGAATTCTGGAAGTTTGACCTTAGGGTGGGCCTTGTTAAAAAAGCTGAAAAGCTGAAGAGAACTAAGAAGCTCATAAAACTCGAAGTGGACTTTGGAAGTGAGCAGAGGACTATAATAACTGGTTTAGCTGATCAATACACTCCCGAGGAGCTTGAAGGAAAGAAGTTTATTTTCGTCTTAAACCTGAAGCCCAAAAAGCTTTCAGGTGTTGAGAGCCAAGGAATGCTTATAGTTGCCGAGAGCGAAGACGGCAAAGTTTACCTTTTGCCAGTTCCGGATGAAGTTCCAATAGGAACGAAGGTGTGGTAG
- a CDS encoding nitroreductase family protein, whose translation MMIPELAKRRKTVRKFRKEEPPIGKLLRALEAAKEAPSGMNAQPWHFVIVESIEMKNRIREICERGERKFYEKMKGKLGEWLQEKGFTWQKPFLSEAPYLVLVFTDVRAPFAVQSTWLAVGYLLLALEEEGLGTVTYTPPNPKELEELVNAPKYYKLQTILPIGYPDDEKPKYERKALKEVISFEKFEEGES comes from the coding sequence ATAATGATACCTGAGCTTGCTAAAAGAAGGAAAACCGTGAGAAAATTCAGAAAAGAAGAGCCACCTATAGGGAAGCTCTTAAGAGCTTTAGAAGCAGCAAAAGAAGCTCCCTCTGGAATGAATGCCCAGCCGTGGCACTTCGTTATCGTTGAGAGCATTGAAATGAAAAACCGTATTCGGGAGATCTGCGAGAGAGGAGAGAGAAAGTTTTACGAGAAGATGAAAGGAAAACTTGGAGAGTGGCTACAGGAGAAGGGGTTTACATGGCAAAAGCCCTTTTTGAGTGAAGCTCCCTATCTTGTTCTCGTGTTTACCGATGTTAGGGCGCCTTTTGCAGTCCAATCCACATGGCTTGCTGTAGGGTATCTCTTGCTTGCCCTTGAGGAAGAAGGGCTCGGCACGGTAACTTACACTCCTCCCAATCCCAAAGAGCTTGAAGAACTTGTAAATGCTCCTAAATATTACAAGCTCCAGACAATACTGCCTATAGGTTATCCCGACGATGAAAAGCCTAAATACGAAAGAAAAGCCCTTAAAGAAGTTATCAGCTTTGAAAAATTTGAAGAAGGAGAGAGCTAG
- a CDS encoding MFS transporter — MKASRKRENASLRAIEDSALFAYTKKSKIRWFYAFVPFKVSTGGTSTLIPLLTLEAGGSPQEVGVINAIGSIASMIGGVFWGKLSDKMLKRKPFLVLGFIGTSLFSFLMAFSRNITQLMVLSFLYSFFIAATIPIPVILIARVLKKKQLDYGIAKFNEIGGWAWVVGLILGFFLAYFLSIRQLLVVFAVVNIPSIVLGVKWIQEAPFRIERKSLGVYANYIVEKFRYLPNIMIHLPDYNKRALTRFLEFKEFYLASILFWVGAMLYFSQFPVLLKSRNVSTSEIYLAAILNSSIAAYMYMKAGIHTERRGGKVSLIRGLSIRSFGFSLILLGLPQTKTMFKICAFISYALAGYSWAYIGISTTSIISKLAKEKEKGAMMGFYNLISSLGAIVGSILSGFIVKAGGFLTDFLLASLLILLSIFIILKFSADASSQHKA, encoded by the coding sequence ATGAAGGCTTCTCGGAAGAGGGAGAATGCATCCCTAAGAGCCATCGAAGATTCAGCCCTATTTGCCTACACAAAGAAGTCCAAGATTAGATGGTTTTACGCATTTGTCCCCTTCAAGGTTTCAACAGGTGGTACCTCTACACTGATACCCCTCCTAACTTTAGAAGCAGGTGGATCTCCTCAAGAAGTAGGAGTAATTAACGCTATTGGAAGCATTGCCTCAATGATAGGGGGAGTATTTTGGGGAAAGCTCTCAGATAAAATGCTTAAAAGAAAACCTTTTTTGGTACTGGGCTTTATCGGAACATCTTTGTTCTCGTTTCTAATGGCGTTTTCAAGGAACATTACTCAGCTAATGGTCCTCAGCTTTCTGTATTCTTTCTTCATCGCAGCCACAATTCCAATTCCGGTTATACTTATTGCAAGAGTCCTAAAGAAAAAGCAACTCGACTACGGAATTGCGAAGTTCAACGAGATAGGTGGATGGGCATGGGTCGTGGGGCTTATTCTAGGGTTTTTCCTAGCTTATTTTCTAAGTATTAGACAACTTCTTGTAGTTTTTGCTGTTGTTAATATTCCTTCGATTGTTTTGGGAGTTAAGTGGATTCAAGAAGCCCCGTTTAGGATTGAGAGAAAGAGTCTGGGAGTTTATGCAAACTACATTGTCGAAAAGTTTAGGTATCTGCCAAACATCATGATTCATCTGCCCGACTACAACAAGCGGGCTCTCACAAGATTTTTGGAGTTTAAGGAGTTTTATCTTGCCTCAATCCTCTTCTGGGTAGGAGCGATGTTATATTTTTCACAATTCCCAGTCCTGTTAAAATCCCGCAATGTTAGCACTTCCGAGATATATCTCGCTGCTATTCTAAACTCATCAATAGCTGCCTATATGTATATGAAAGCCGGAATACACACCGAGAGAAGAGGTGGAAAAGTATCTCTCATTAGGGGATTGAGCATAAGAAGCTTTGGGTTCTCTCTTATTTTACTTGGCTTACCCCAAACTAAAACGATGTTCAAAATCTGTGCATTCATTTCCTACGCACTGGCCGGATATTCTTGGGCATACATAGGCATATCAACAACTTCAATAATCTCTAAGCTTGCGAAAGAGAAAGAAAAAGGGGCAATGATGGGCTTTTATAACTTGATAAGCTCTCTTGGTGCTATCGTCGGAAGTATCTTGAGCGGATTTATCGTGAAAGCAGGTGGATTCCTTACAGACTTTCTTCTTGCTTCCCTTTTAATACTTCTCAGCATTTTTATCATTTTGAAGTTTAGTGCAGATGCTTCCTCTCAGCACAAAGCCTAA
- the thrC gene encoding threonine synthase: MLKCTACGREYSLRKPYQRCECGEPLELELFKSVPGIGRKVWEKFSGFFPFELKPELSLGEGDTPLTKAKKLSKELGVKLYLKNETTNPTWSFKDRGTYLGIHRALQLGFEKIGTVSTGNMAASIAAYGAFAGLETYILVSSTIAEEKLKALEVYGAKIIKVHGDYGELYYKSLEIGQKKGIYFINSDDPFRIEGYKSISFEIIEEITPDYVVVPTSSGGLFRGIVKGFLELKESGLIENLPRFVVVQAEGCSPICKAFNSGKDRIERFESPHTIAHAIENPYPPSGNAVVRRLRELDGLCITVNDEEILESQKALGREGLFVQPASATGVSAIRKLRERGVIEEGAKVVSILTGAGLKTLTHVETPKVDECSLESLEECFRW; the protein is encoded by the coding sequence ATGCTGAAATGTACTGCATGCGGGAGAGAGTACTCTCTGAGAAAGCCATATCAGAGGTGTGAGTGCGGAGAACCCTTGGAGCTTGAACTTTTCAAGAGCGTTCCCGGAATAGGGAGAAAAGTTTGGGAGAAATTCTCCGGATTTTTCCCATTCGAGCTTAAGCCAGAGCTAAGTCTTGGAGAGGGGGACACCCCACTGACAAAGGCAAAAAAGCTCTCAAAGGAGCTTGGAGTTAAACTTTATCTCAAAAATGAAACCACAAATCCCACGTGGAGCTTTAAGGACAGGGGGACTTATCTTGGCATTCATAGGGCTCTTCAGCTGGGGTTTGAAAAGATTGGCACGGTCTCAACGGGCAATATGGCGGCAAGCATTGCCGCTTATGGAGCTTTTGCTGGACTTGAAACGTACATTCTCGTTTCATCGACGATAGCAGAGGAAAAACTCAAAGCTTTAGAAGTTTATGGGGCAAAAATAATCAAAGTTCATGGGGATTACGGGGAGCTCTATTACAAAAGCCTTGAAATAGGCCAGAAAAAGGGTATATACTTCATAAACTCGGATGATCCCTTTAGGATTGAAGGGTACAAGAGCATAAGCTTCGAAATAATTGAGGAAATAACTCCAGATTATGTCGTTGTCCCTACTTCCTCGGGAGGACTGTTTAGGGGGATTGTGAAGGGATTTTTAGAACTTAAAGAGAGTGGGTTAATCGAAAACCTCCCTCGTTTTGTGGTGGTTCAAGCGGAAGGCTGTTCTCCAATATGCAAAGCGTTCAACAGTGGAAAAGATAGAATAGAGAGGTTTGAGAGCCCGCACACAATAGCCCACGCCATAGAAAATCCCTATCCGCCAAGCGGGAACGCAGTGGTGAGGCGTTTGAGAGAACTTGACGGACTATGCATTACCGTTAATGATGAAGAAATCTTGGAATCCCAAAAAGCCCTTGGCAGAGAAGGCCTCTTTGTTCAGCCTGCCTCTGCAACAGGAGTGAGTGCAATAAGAAAGCTCAGAGAAAGAGGCGTCATTGAAGAAGGAGCGAAGGTTGTTAGCATTCTCACTGGGGCTGGATTGAAGACTCTAACTCACGTTGAGACCCCAAAAGTAGATGAATGCTCTTTGGAATCCCTTGAGGAATGTTTTAGGTGGTGA
- a CDS encoding protein-tyrosine phosphatase family protein translates to MVYPKFVDENVAFSPMPYPEDIPEIAEKFDAVVVLTYEYELYYDLEGLIKRGIEVLYAPIEDFTAPSLKELLKIVEWIEKKIKEGKKVLIHCLGGSGRSGTVVTAYLMYAHGFSLREALAKVRSLKPSAVETQEQMEVLKELEEHLKG, encoded by the coding sequence ATGGTGTATCCAAAGTTCGTTGATGAGAATGTGGCTTTTTCACCTATGCCTTACCCGGAAGACATTCCAGAAATTGCAGAAAAATTTGATGCTGTGGTCGTTCTTACCTACGAATACGAGCTGTATTACGACTTGGAGGGGCTTATCAAAAGGGGTATTGAAGTTCTTTATGCACCAATAGAGGACTTTACCGCACCATCTTTAAAGGAGCTGCTTAAGATTGTCGAGTGGATAGAAAAGAAAATCAAAGAAGGCAAAAAGGTCTTGATACATTGCCTCGGCGGAAGTGGAAGGAGCGGGACAGTAGTGACTGCATACCTTATGTACGCTCATGGGTTTTCTTTAAGGGAAGCACTTGCAAAGGTGCGCTCTCTTAAGCCTTCTGCCGTCGAGACTCAAGAACAAATGGAAGTGCTGAAAGAGCTTGAAGAGCATCTAAAAGGCTGA
- a CDS encoding ABC transporter ATP-binding protein codes for MESILKVENLKKYFPVKRTILETLRKEPQKYVKAVDGISFEVRKGETLALIGESGCGKTTTGRVILRLIEPTDGKIIFDGVDITHLDYEALRPYRRRMQMVFQDPYASLSPRMKIGDAIAHPLLIHNLATKEEAREMALKMLRRVGLTPEEEFYERYPHHLSGGQRQRVVIARAMILKPEFVVADEAVSMIDVSMRASILELLESFKKEYHLSMLFITHDIAVAKLIADRIAVMYLGKIVEVGPTEEVLKNPAHPYTMALIQAVPSIVKREKKKRIEITGEVPNAVNPPSGCRFHPRCPLMTEECRTKEPELVEISKEHFVACYHPLV; via the coding sequence ATGGAAAGCATACTCAAAGTTGAAAACCTCAAGAAATATTTCCCAGTCAAGAGGACTATTCTGGAAACTCTCAGAAAAGAGCCCCAAAAATACGTCAAAGCTGTGGATGGAATAAGTTTTGAGGTGAGAAAAGGTGAAACCCTCGCGTTAATTGGAGAAAGTGGATGCGGGAAAACTACCACGGGCAGGGTTATTCTAAGACTTATTGAGCCCACCGATGGGAAGATAATCTTTGATGGGGTAGACATTACTCACCTCGACTACGAGGCGTTGAGACCCTACAGGAGAAGAATGCAAATGGTTTTCCAGGATCCGTATGCAAGTCTGAGTCCAAGAATGAAAATTGGAGATGCAATCGCTCATCCACTTTTGATTCACAACCTAGCGACAAAAGAAGAAGCAAGAGAAATGGCCCTAAAAATGCTTCGCAGAGTGGGTTTAACACCAGAAGAGGAGTTTTACGAAAGATACCCCCACCATCTGAGCGGTGGGCAAAGACAGAGGGTTGTCATAGCTAGAGCCATGATACTGAAACCAGAGTTCGTAGTTGCGGATGAAGCAGTCTCCATGATTGATGTTTCAATGAGAGCCTCCATCTTGGAACTTCTTGAAAGCTTTAAGAAGGAATATCACCTAAGCATGCTTTTCATAACACACGATATAGCCGTTGCAAAGCTTATAGCTGATAGAATAGCTGTTATGTACCTGGGAAAAATTGTGGAAGTAGGGCCAACAGAGGAAGTTCTCAAAAATCCTGCCCATCCATACACAATGGCACTAATTCAAGCCGTTCCTTCAATCGTTAAAAGGGAAAAGAAAAAGAGGATAGAGATAACAGGTGAAGTTCCTAACGCTGTTAATCCTCCAAGTGGATGCAGATTCCACCCAAGATGCCCACTTATGACAGAAGAATGCAGAACAAAGGAACCGGAACTTGTAGAAATAAGCAAAGAACACTTTGTTGCCTGTTATCATCCTCTTGTCTAA
- the speB gene encoding agmatinase yields MLFGIPSSKKPNLYILGIPWDNSSSFRRGCAEGPKAIREATSEELYNSFNEDLVNLAEHWSYKDLGDIKADTFEELVEKVNKTVKEHYNGELFLFLGGDHSITYTTFKAIEEASDEDFGLIYFDAHPDMYPEYEGDKYSHACTVRRLVEEGWVKRENVVQIGVRAPTREQVEFAKEHGVKIISASEIYQSPRVHVPFEKAYLSFDMDVLDPAFAPGVGNPEPGGLSTRELVEVIKSLNVEIIAFDIVELNPNYDYKGISAFAAAKIIREVLGRAAKTK; encoded by the coding sequence ATGCTTTTTGGAATTCCTTCATCTAAAAAACCAAACCTCTACATCCTCGGGATTCCGTGGGATAACTCCTCTTCCTTTAGAAGAGGTTGCGCTGAAGGGCCAAAAGCCATAAGGGAGGCAACTTCCGAGGAGCTTTACAACAGCTTTAATGAAGACCTGGTCAATCTAGCTGAACATTGGAGCTACAAGGATTTAGGAGATATCAAAGCAGATACCTTTGAGGAGCTAGTTGAAAAGGTCAACAAAACAGTTAAAGAGCATTATAATGGAGAACTCTTCCTTTTTTTAGGTGGAGACCATTCTATAACCTATACCACTTTTAAGGCGATTGAAGAAGCCTCAGACGAGGATTTCGGCTTGATTTACTTTGATGCTCATCCAGACATGTATCCAGAATACGAGGGTGACAAGTACTCCCACGCGTGCACGGTAAGGCGATTGGTAGAGGAGGGCTGGGTAAAAAGGGAGAACGTTGTCCAAATTGGTGTGAGGGCACCTACAAGAGAGCAGGTCGAATTTGCAAAGGAGCATGGAGTAAAAATAATCTCTGCATCAGAGATTTATCAATCTCCAAGAGTCCATGTGCCTTTCGAAAAAGCATACCTTTCGTTTGATATGGACGTCCTAGATCCTGCCTTTGCCCCTGGTGTGGGAAATCCTGAGCCGGGAGGTCTAAGCACGAGGGAGCTTGTCGAAGTAATAAAGAGCTTGAACGTGGAAATAATTGCCTTTGACATTGTGGAGCTTAATCCTAATTATGATTACAAAGGTATAAGTGCTTTTGCTGCTGCAAAGATAATAAGGGAAGTTCTGGGGAGAGCCGCAAAAACCAAATGA
- a CDS encoding pyridoxal-phosphate dependent enzyme — METELNSDESPLFRATSLEEKLGISKIYLKLEAANPTKTHKDRIAKAHVKRAKALGFSGITVGTCGNYGTSIAYFAEKEGLRAVIFIPRHYENSRMEEMKRHGAEVIFVDGSYESAVFMSKTFAATMNYYDANPGSQPIIDYEAYSLISKEILKEIEPYAVFVPVGNGSTLVGVYYGFKKYGKMPKIIGVTTSYGNQILNAFYTGSMEEVRDFVETHFNEPLVSSISFDLQNALEAVKASKGYVFGFADDTALKYAKILEMSERIKVLPASALTLAGLVKFVRKFGVNNENFVLLLTGGV; from the coding sequence ATGGAGACAGAATTGAACTCTGATGAATCCCCCCTATTCAGAGCAACAAGCCTAGAGGAGAAATTGGGGATTTCAAAAATCTATCTAAAACTCGAAGCAGCAAATCCAACAAAAACACACAAAGATAGGATCGCAAAGGCACACGTTAAACGGGCAAAAGCCCTTGGCTTTTCTGGGATTACTGTGGGAACCTGTGGTAATTACGGGACATCTATAGCATATTTTGCAGAAAAAGAGGGATTAAGAGCCGTGATCTTTATTCCAAGGCACTATGAAAACTCAAGAATGGAAGAAATGAAAAGGCATGGGGCAGAGGTTATATTTGTAGACGGGTCATATGAGTCAGCAGTCTTTATGAGCAAAACTTTTGCAGCAACTATGAATTATTACGATGCAAACCCGGGATCGCAACCCATAATAGATTACGAAGCTTATTCCCTCATTTCAAAAGAAATTCTCAAAGAAATTGAGCCATATGCAGTCTTTGTTCCCGTAGGAAACGGTTCCACTCTAGTGGGGGTTTACTATGGTTTCAAAAAATATGGAAAGATGCCAAAAATCATTGGAGTTACAACAAGCTACGGAAATCAAATACTGAACGCATTTTATACCGGTAGTATGGAAGAAGTTAGAGACTTTGTTGAAACTCATTTCAACGAACCCCTTGTCTCATCGATATCTTTTGATCTTCAAAATGCCCTTGAAGCTGTAAAAGCATCGAAAGGGTATGTTTTTGGTTTTGCCGATGATACAGCCTTAAAATATGCCAAGATTTTGGAAATGAGTGAGAGGATAAAGGTTCTCCCAGCCTCTGCTCTAACTTTAGCCGGGCTTGTTAAGTTTGTTAGAAAATTCGGTGTAAATAACGAGAATTTCGT
- a CDS encoding DUF5615 family PIN-like protein translates to MRGKNTKFIADMMLGRLARWLRLYGYDTLYGIENDEEILKVAKEEGRVILTRDEDLAKRCENAILIKSNKFEEQVKQLMELGFEFKELFPENARCPKCNGLIRRAKKEEIKGKVPKGVYEDYDEFYICTQCGQIYWPGRQWKEMVKIDRKLRNLKENK, encoded by the coding sequence ATGAGAGGAAAAAACACAAAGTTTATTGCCGACATGATGCTCGGAAGGCTGGCAAGGTGGCTTAGGTTATACGGTTACGACACGCTCTACGGGATAGAGAATGACGAGGAAATTTTGAAGGTTGCTAAAGAAGAAGGCAGAGTAATTCTGACGAGGGACGAAGATCTTGCAAAGAGGTGTGAGAATGCAATTCTTATAAAATCCAACAAGTTTGAAGAGCAGGTAAAGCAGCTTATGGAGCTGGGCTTTGAGTTTAAAGAGCTATTTCCAGAAAACGCACGATGCCCAAAGTGTAATGGGCTAATTAGAAGGGCCAAAAAAGAAGAAATCAAGGGGAAAGTGCCAAAAGGCGTTTATGAGGATTACGATGAATTTTACATCTGCACTCAGTGTGGTCAAATCTACTGGCCCGGAAGGCAGTGGAAAGAGATGGTAAAAATAGATAGAAAGTTGAGAAACCTAAAGGAAAATAAATAG
- a CDS encoding MBL fold metallo-hydrolase: protein MIVYFIGTGGSEGIPAHLCTCQTCEEARKLGFAQRKPSTLAIITKNKKAVLIDVGTDIRDLLHVPLEAILLTHWHHDHIYGLYKLRWIAKKTTLYAPKGDADWLMVNDPKNIDVKFIKAGDVLEIDSLRITALKLNHQVETLGYLIEEDNKSVAVLYDTKGLPEETLDLLDKKNLRLAIVDATYSPGIDDPYHNNVDEGAQIGLKLAERTLLSHISHKNLPFLMLDEYVRKKYGGKVLVAYDGMLFYV from the coding sequence ATGATAGTGTACTTCATCGGCACTGGGGGCAGTGAAGGAATTCCAGCACACCTCTGCACATGCCAAACATGTGAAGAAGCCCGTAAATTAGGTTTCGCCCAAAGAAAACCCTCTACGCTGGCTATAATCACCAAAAATAAAAAAGCCGTTCTTATAGACGTTGGGACGGATATTAGAGATTTACTGCACGTTCCTCTTGAGGCAATCCTCCTCACTCACTGGCACCACGATCACATATATGGCTTATATAAGCTCCGATGGATTGCAAAGAAAACAACCCTTTATGCCCCAAAAGGAGATGCAGATTGGCTCATGGTTAATGACCCCAAGAATATCGATGTAAAGTTTATCAAAGCCGGAGATGTCTTGGAAATTGATTCCCTTAGAATAACCGCTCTAAAACTCAACCATCAAGTGGAAACCCTAGGCTACCTGATAGAGGAAGACAACAAGAGTGTGGCGGTTCTTTATGACACCAAGGGACTTCCCGAAGAGACACTCGACCTATTAGATAAGAAAAACCTTCGCCTAGCTATTGTGGATGCCACCTATTCACCGGGCATAGATGATCCTTATCACAACAACGTCGATGAGGGAGCTCAAATTGGGCTTAAACTGGCAGAAAGAACGCTTTTAAGCCACATATCTCACAAAAACCTGCCGTTTTTAATGCTGGATGAGTACGTAAGAAAGAAATATGGAGGAAAAGTTCTTGTAGCATACGATGGGATGCTCTTTTACGTGTGA